Proteins encoded together in one Hymenobacter monticola window:
- a CDS encoding AMP nucleosidase, which yields MKTKEEIVNNWLPRYTGVPLNEFGQYILLTNFSNYVYMFAEQFGCDVRGTDKPMQTATANGITIINFGMGSPMAATVMDLLSAIKPKAALFLGKCGGLKKTKLGDLVLPIAAIRGDGTSDDYLPKEIPALPSFRLQRAVSSMIKKHELDYYTGTVYTTNRRVWEHDQEFKEYLRRVRALAVDMETATIFVCGFMNDIPHGALLLVSDNPMTPEGVKTSESDSKVTANFVKQHLQIGIESLQELQFSGESVKHMRFE from the coding sequence ATGAAGACCAAAGAAGAAATTGTTAATAACTGGCTGCCGCGCTACACGGGCGTGCCCCTGAACGAGTTTGGGCAGTACATCCTGCTCACCAATTTTAGCAACTACGTGTACATGTTTGCCGAGCAGTTTGGCTGCGATGTGCGCGGCACCGACAAGCCCATGCAAACGGCCACGGCCAACGGCATCACCATCATCAACTTCGGCATGGGCTCGCCCATGGCCGCCACGGTAATGGATTTGCTTTCGGCCATTAAGCCCAAGGCGGCACTCTTCCTGGGCAAGTGCGGTGGCCTGAAAAAAACCAAGCTCGGCGACCTGGTGCTCCCCATCGCCGCCATTCGCGGCGACGGTACTTCCGACGACTACCTGCCCAAGGAAATTCCGGCCCTGCCCTCCTTCCGCCTGCAGCGCGCCGTGTCGTCGATGATTAAGAAGCACGAGCTGGACTACTACACCGGCACGGTGTACACCACCAACCGCCGCGTGTGGGAGCACGACCAAGAGTTCAAGGAATACCTGCGTCGCGTGCGTGCTCTGGCCGTCGACATGGAAACGGCCACCATTTTTGTGTGCGGCTTCATGAACGACATCCCCCACGGCGCCCTGCTGCTGGTGAGCGACAACCCGATGACGCCCGAAGGCGTGAAAACGTCGGAATCGGATTCAAAGGTGACGGCCAACTTCGTGAAGCAGCACCTGCAAATCGGCATCGAGTCGCTGCAGGAGCTGCAGTTCTCGGGCGAGTCGGTGAAGCACATGCGCTTCGAATAA
- a CDS encoding type I restriction enzyme HsdR N-terminal domain-containing protein, with protein MQALDLPPFEAKLTQSATNQPLIWDILRRKHVVLTPEEWVRQHVVHYLINDLGYPRGLLALERGLRYNQRQKRTDLLALNSEGQPLLLVECKSPSVAIDAAVAQQAATYNQTIGAPLLLLTNGLVHYCWRVDFANRTNERLAEIPAYTDAVKV; from the coding sequence ATGCAAGCCCTGGACCTGCCGCCTTTCGAGGCCAAACTTACGCAATCGGCCACAAATCAACCCCTCATCTGGGATATCCTCCGGCGCAAGCACGTCGTGCTCACGCCCGAGGAGTGGGTGCGCCAGCACGTGGTGCACTATTTAATCAACGACTTGGGCTACCCGCGCGGCCTGCTGGCCCTGGAGCGCGGCCTGCGCTACAACCAGCGCCAAAAACGCACCGACCTGCTGGCCCTCAATTCCGAAGGCCAGCCCCTGCTGCTGGTGGAGTGCAAATCACCCAGCGTGGCCATCGACGCGGCCGTGGCCCAGCAAGCGGCCACCTACAACCAAACCATCGGCGCGCCGCTGCTGCTGCTCACCAACGGGCTGGTGCACTACTGCTGGCGCGTCGATTTCGCGAATCGCACAAACGAAAGGCTAGCGGAAATCCCGGCTTATACTGATGCCGTGAAGGTGTAG
- a CDS encoding LTA synthase family protein, with translation MRPEHLAQSFTEFACKELIPSPAVRLLLRRFALLMSVYTLLRLGFYAFNFATFRGIDAGAVLLAFVHGLRFDVAALLWLNLPLVLFSLLMPVPNRKGQQWLRGLFVVVNLLGFLLNIIDWQYFKFIGRRLSNEWHTIGHDLARQAGQIGLHYWYLAIPLLGLGYLLWRLCPMPTRAELAVPPPRGQQWLGRALEFALVAGLVVLGLRGGWQLKPLRTGAAFEQQPAVLGHLALNSTFTVLKSFDEVPIERVNYFASEAALRPALADAPVPQRSTPSAPDNVVILLLESFGSEYTGVENGGKGGFTPFFDSLATAPGALFMHDNYANGRRSIEALPAVLSGLPSLMDEPFITSSFQTAEMHGLGEILGRHGYATAMYHAGTNGTMGFDMFSGIAGMQRYYGLNEYPGGEKSPDYDGHWGIFDEPYLQYFNRQLTATKQPFFATLFTLSAHDPFTIPKQYKGRFPMGTQPIHPTIAYTDLALRRFFAAASREPWFARTLFVLTADHTSQTDQPGYQNLLGNHKTPLLFYRAGQPLPPANPRRISQQADVPASVLDVLGLPQEQKQLLPFGSSVFDTNSPGRALFRDGDSYFLVHSDFVTELTNKNEIRLYPYQTHFMPDKPVAHPDPTLVKKYGDELRACVQFYVNGLVDNRLYR, from the coding sequence ATGCGCCCGGAACACCTGGCGCAATCTTTCACCGAGTTTGCTTGTAAAGAATTGATTCCCTCGCCTGCCGTCCGCCTGCTGCTGCGCCGCTTTGCCTTGCTGATGAGCGTGTACACGCTGCTGCGGCTGGGCTTTTATGCGTTTAATTTCGCCACGTTTCGGGGCATTGATGCGGGCGCTGTGCTGCTGGCCTTTGTGCACGGGCTGCGCTTTGATGTGGCCGCTTTGCTTTGGCTGAACCTGCCCCTGGTGCTGTTTTCGCTGCTAATGCCCGTGCCCAACCGCAAGGGACAGCAATGGCTGCGCGGACTCTTCGTGGTGGTGAATTTGCTGGGCTTCCTGCTCAATATTATTGATTGGCAGTATTTTAAATTTATTGGTCGGCGGTTGAGCAACGAGTGGCACACCATCGGGCACGACCTGGCCCGGCAGGCGGGACAGATTGGGCTGCACTACTGGTACCTGGCCATTCCGCTGCTGGGGCTGGGCTACCTGCTGTGGCGGCTGTGTCCCATGCCCACCCGGGCCGAGCTGGCGGTGCCCCCGCCGCGCGGCCAGCAGTGGCTGGGCCGGGCGCTGGAGTTTGCGCTGGTGGCGGGGCTGGTGGTGCTGGGCCTGCGCGGCGGCTGGCAGCTGAAACCCCTGCGCACCGGGGCGGCTTTCGAGCAGCAGCCCGCGGTGCTGGGCCACCTGGCGCTGAACAGCACGTTCACGGTGCTGAAATCGTTTGACGAAGTGCCCATTGAGCGGGTGAACTACTTTGCTTCGGAGGCGGCGCTGCGGCCGGCGCTGGCGGATGCGCCGGTGCCTCAACGCAGCACGCCCTCGGCGCCCGACAACGTGGTCATCCTGCTGCTTGAAAGCTTCGGCTCGGAATACACCGGCGTGGAAAACGGCGGGAAGGGCGGCTTCACGCCCTTTTTCGATTCGCTGGCGACGGCGCCCGGCGCGCTGTTCATGCACGACAACTACGCCAACGGCCGCCGCTCCATTGAGGCGCTGCCCGCGGTGCTGTCGGGTCTGCCCTCGCTCATGGACGAGCCCTTCATCACCTCCAGCTTCCAGACGGCCGAGATGCACGGGCTGGGCGAAATACTGGGCCGCCACGGCTATGCCACGGCCATGTACCACGCCGGCACCAACGGCACCATGGGCTTCGACATGTTCAGCGGCATTGCGGGCATGCAGCGCTACTACGGCCTGAACGAGTACCCCGGCGGCGAGAAGAGCCCCGACTACGACGGGCACTGGGGCATCTTTGACGAGCCTTACCTGCAGTATTTCAACCGGCAGCTCACGGCCACCAAGCAGCCGTTTTTCGCTACACTGTTCACGCTCAGCGCGCACGACCCGTTCACCATTCCCAAGCAGTACAAGGGCCGGTTTCCGATGGGCACGCAGCCCATTCACCCCACCATTGCCTACACCGATTTGGCGCTGAGACGCTTTTTTGCGGCGGCCAGCCGCGAGCCGTGGTTTGCACGCACACTGTTTGTACTCACAGCCGACCACACGTCCCAAACCGACCAGCCGGGCTACCAAAACCTGCTGGGCAACCACAAAACACCGCTGCTTTTCTACCGCGCCGGCCAGCCCCTGCCCCCCGCCAACCCGCGCCGCATCAGCCAGCAGGCCGACGTGCCGGCCTCGGTGCTTGACGTGCTGGGGCTGCCGCAGGAGCAGAAGCAGCTGCTGCCCTTCGGCTCATCGGTGTTTGATACCAACAGCCCCGGCCGGGCCCTGTTCCGCGACGGCGACTCGTACTTTCTGGTGCATTCCGATTTCGTGACCGAGCTGACCAACAAGAACGAAATTCGGCTTTATCCTTATCAAACCCACTTCATGCCTGATAAACCAGTGGCCCACCCCGACCCCACATTGGTAAAAAAGTACGGAGATGAATTGCGCGCATGCGTGCAGTTCTACGTGAATGGGCTGGTGGATAACCGGCTGTATAGGTAA
- the ald gene encoding alanine dehydrogenase encodes MIIGVPKEIKNNENRVGLTPAGVAELRKHGHTLLVQHTAGEGSGFADEEYQTAGATILGTIAEVYEQAEMIIKVKEPIAEEYPLIKENQLLFTYFHFASGEELTHAMIARKAVCLAYETVELSNRALPLLIPMSEVAGRMAPQEGAKYLEKPLKGRGILLGGVPGVKPANVLVLGGGIVGTQAAKVAAGLGAQVTIMDISLNRLRELDDFMPKNVITQYSNEYNIREAIKTADLIVGAVLIPGAKAPHLITRDMLKTMRPGTVVVDVAVDQGGCIETCHPTTHENPTFIIDDVVHYCVANMPGAVPYTSTLALTNATLPYAVKLANQGWQEACRRDEALRLGLNVVHGEVVYKGVAEAWGLPLVSVDSVLEGAAV; translated from the coding sequence ATGATAATCGGCGTTCCCAAGGAGATTAAAAACAACGAAAACCGCGTCGGCCTTACCCCCGCTGGCGTAGCCGAGCTGCGCAAGCACGGCCACACCCTGCTGGTGCAGCACACCGCCGGCGAAGGCTCGGGCTTTGCCGACGAGGAATATCAGACGGCCGGCGCCACCATTCTCGGCACCATTGCCGAGGTGTACGAACAGGCCGAGATGATTATCAAGGTGAAGGAGCCCATTGCGGAGGAGTACCCCCTCATCAAGGAGAACCAACTGCTGTTTACTTACTTCCACTTCGCCAGCGGCGAGGAGCTGACCCACGCCATGATAGCGCGCAAGGCCGTGTGCCTGGCCTACGAAACGGTGGAGCTCAGCAACCGCGCCCTGCCCCTGCTCATTCCGATGAGCGAGGTGGCCGGCCGCATGGCCCCGCAGGAAGGCGCCAAGTACCTGGAGAAGCCCCTGAAAGGCCGCGGCATTCTACTGGGCGGCGTGCCCGGCGTGAAGCCCGCCAACGTGCTGGTGCTGGGCGGCGGCATTGTGGGCACGCAGGCCGCGAAAGTGGCCGCCGGCCTTGGCGCGCAGGTAACCATCATGGACATCAGCCTGAACCGCCTGCGCGAGCTCGACGACTTCATGCCCAAGAACGTCATCACGCAGTACTCGAACGAATACAACATCCGCGAAGCCATCAAGACGGCCGACCTGATTGTGGGCGCGGTGCTCATTCCCGGCGCTAAGGCCCCGCACCTCATCACCCGCGACATGCTGAAGACGATGCGTCCCGGCACCGTGGTGGTGGACGTGGCCGTGGACCAGGGCGGCTGCATCGAAACCTGCCACCCCACCACGCACGAAAACCCTACCTTCATCATTGATGACGTGGTGCACTACTGCGTGGCCAACATGCCGGGTGCGGTGCCCTACACCAGCACCCTGGCCCTGACCAACGCCACCCTGCCCTACGCCGTGAAACTGGCCAACCAGGGCTGGCAGGAAGCCTGCCGCCGCGACGAGGCCCTGCGCCTCGGCCTGAACGTGGTGCACGGCGAAGTGGTGTACAAAGGCGTGGCCGAAGCCTGGGGCCTGCCCCTGGTGAGCGTGGACTCGGTGCTGGAAGGCGCTGCGGTTTAA
- a CDS encoding VOC family protein, with translation MDNSISSSNPATGNAYVVPAQTRIGHVHLQVTDIEKALGFYRDILGFQVVQRFGNQAAFISAGGYHHHIGLNTWNSLGGPPARKHGAGLYHTAILYATRAELAGALRQLALAKYPITGSADHGVSEAIYLDDPDGNGVELYWDRPREQWPLTAAGEVQMYTRALDLNALLAEASE, from the coding sequence ATGGATAATTCAATTTCAAGCAGCAACCCGGCCACAGGCAATGCCTATGTGGTGCCTGCCCAGACTCGCATCGGCCACGTGCACTTGCAAGTCACGGACATCGAGAAAGCGCTGGGCTTTTACCGCGACATTCTGGGTTTTCAGGTAGTGCAGCGGTTTGGCAATCAGGCAGCGTTTATTTCGGCCGGCGGCTACCACCATCATATCGGCCTGAATACCTGGAACAGCCTGGGCGGCCCGCCCGCCCGGAAGCACGGCGCGGGGCTGTACCATACGGCCATTCTTTACGCCACGCGGGCCGAGCTGGCAGGTGCCCTGCGGCAGCTGGCGCTGGCCAAATACCCCATCACCGGCTCGGCCGACCACGGCGTGTCGGAAGCCATTTACCTCGACGACCCCGACGGCAACGGCGTGGAGCTGTACTGGGACCGGCCGCGCGAGCAGTGGCCCCTGACGGCCGCGGGCGAGGTGCAGATGTACACCCGCGCGCTTGATTTGAATGCCTTGCTGGCCGAAGCCTCGGAATAA
- a CDS encoding DUF1573 domain-containing protein, whose product MKRLFTLCLLAFAISAHAQGVMKFETDNHDFGNVPEGTMATYEFKFKNTGNQPVVIANVQASCGCTTPDWTKTPVLPGKMGVIKAMYSSAGRPGVFNKTVTVTSNAAEPSKVLTIKGSVLTKEQLKPTLTPAQLAASPHLVVDRTSHDFGKLEAGQQPAARFTIKNTGKTELVLGALTSGCYCVGYKATPKPIAPGQSEVVELIYSQRQLGQVSDVVTIASNDVSGDAKITLKANIVRDLSGNSMVKESGTAVPFK is encoded by the coding sequence ATGAAACGTCTTTTTACCCTCTGCCTGCTGGCTTTCGCCATCTCGGCCCACGCCCAGGGCGTGATGAAGTTTGAAACCGACAACCACGACTTCGGCAACGTGCCCGAGGGCACGATGGCTACCTACGAGTTCAAGTTCAAGAACACCGGCAACCAACCCGTGGTGATTGCCAACGTGCAGGCCAGCTGCGGCTGCACCACCCCCGACTGGACCAAAACGCCCGTGCTGCCCGGCAAAATGGGCGTCATCAAGGCCATGTACAGCAGCGCCGGTCGCCCCGGCGTGTTCAACAAAACGGTGACCGTGACCAGCAACGCCGCCGAGCCCAGCAAGGTCCTCACCATCAAAGGCTCCGTGCTCACCAAGGAACAGCTGAAGCCCACGCTCACGCCCGCCCAGCTGGCCGCCTCGCCCCACTTGGTGGTAGACCGCACCAGCCACGACTTCGGCAAGCTAGAAGCCGGCCAGCAGCCCGCCGCCCGCTTCACCATCAAAAACACGGGCAAAACGGAGCTCGTGCTCGGTGCCCTCACCTCGGGCTGCTACTGCGTGGGCTACAAGGCCACGCCCAAGCCCATTGCCCCCGGCCAAAGCGAAGTGGTGGAGCTGATTTACAGCCAGCGCCAGCTCGGCCAGGTGAGCGACGTGGTGACCATTGCCTCCAACGACGTGAGCGGCGACGCCAAGATTACGCTGAAAGCCAACATCGTGCGCGACCTCAGCGGCAACAGCATGGTGAAGGAAAGCGGCACGGCCGTGCCGTTCAAGTAA
- a CDS encoding alpha-ketoacid dehydrogenase subunit alpha/beta: MSAAETAQPALGAPLTKADFLTDYRLAWESRHASLAGRKEVFMGKAKFGIFGDGKEVPQLAMARAFQNGDFRAGYYRDQTFMVAIGELTWQQYFAQLYANPDVEAEPATAGRAMNGHFATRMLDDDGNLKPLAHSKNSSADISPTGGQMPRLLGLAYASKLFRQNPELHPLTDLSTNGNEVAFGTIGNASTSEGMFFEALNAAGVLQVPMLMSVWDDHYGISVPAEYQTTKQSISAIMAGLQREGEGEQGFEIFVVRGWDYAGLLDTYQRAAAVCREQHVPVLIHVTELTQPQGHSTSGSHERYKSKDRLSWEEAHDCLHKLREWLLAEGHATELELDEIEKTAATTIKTARTAAWIAFFDPIKAERDEAVGLLEKLVADTGTENTLHEMVEQLKANPTPIRADIVRTIRRVLRAVRHEKRSFGRRVLQRHLEQLLAENADRYNSNLFSQSEYAVGNIEEVAPAFATDAPQVDGREVLQACFDANFQRDPTIFAIGEDVGKIGDVNQAFAGLQEKFGELRITDTGIRECTIVGQGIGAALRGLRPITEIQYLDYLLYAIQILSDDLACLQYRTKGGQKAPLIVRTRGHRLEGIWHSGSPMQMILGSIRGMHVCVPRNMTQAAGFYNTLLRSDEPALVIEPLNGYRLKETTPSNVGEFTLPLGRPEVLKQGTDVTVVTYGSMCRIVLDAAKQLAEVGISVEVIDVQTLLPFDTDQLIADSLQKTSRVVFADEDVPGGATAFMMQQVLDEQGAYRFLDSQPRCLAAQPHRPAYSSDGDYFSKPNAEDVFDTVYELMSEVAPEKFPDIY; encoded by the coding sequence ATGTCAGCTGCTGAAACTGCCCAACCCGCGCTAGGCGCGCCCCTCACCAAGGCCGATTTTCTCACCGATTACCGCCTGGCCTGGGAAAGCCGGCACGCCTCGCTGGCGGGCCGCAAGGAAGTGTTCATGGGCAAGGCCAAGTTTGGCATCTTCGGCGATGGCAAGGAAGTGCCGCAGCTGGCCATGGCCCGCGCCTTCCAGAACGGCGACTTCCGCGCCGGCTACTACCGCGACCAGACCTTCATGGTGGCCATCGGCGAGCTCACCTGGCAGCAATACTTCGCCCAGCTCTACGCCAACCCCGACGTGGAGGCCGAGCCCGCCACTGCCGGCCGCGCCATGAACGGCCACTTTGCCACCCGCATGCTCGACGATGACGGCAACCTCAAGCCGCTCGCCCACAGCAAAAACTCCTCGGCCGATATCTCGCCCACCGGCGGCCAGATGCCGCGTCTGCTGGGCCTGGCCTACGCCTCCAAGCTGTTCCGCCAAAACCCTGAGCTACACCCCTTAACCGACTTGTCTACCAACGGCAACGAGGTGGCCTTCGGCACCATCGGCAACGCCAGCACCTCGGAGGGCATGTTTTTCGAGGCCCTGAACGCGGCCGGGGTGCTGCAGGTGCCCATGCTGATGAGCGTGTGGGACGACCACTACGGCATCTCGGTACCCGCCGAGTACCAGACCACCAAGCAGAGTATTTCGGCCATCATGGCCGGCCTGCAGCGCGAGGGCGAAGGCGAGCAGGGCTTTGAAATCTTCGTGGTGCGCGGCTGGGACTACGCCGGCCTGCTCGACACCTACCAGCGCGCCGCCGCCGTGTGCCGCGAGCAGCACGTGCCCGTGCTCATCCACGTCACGGAACTGACACAGCCGCAGGGCCACAGTACGAGCGGCTCGCACGAACGCTACAAGAGCAAGGACCGCCTGAGCTGGGAAGAGGCGCACGACTGCCTGCACAAGCTGCGCGAATGGCTGCTGGCCGAAGGCCACGCCACCGAACTGGAGCTTGACGAGATTGAGAAAACGGCCGCCACCACCATCAAAACCGCCCGCACCGCGGCCTGGATAGCCTTCTTTGACCCCATCAAGGCCGAGCGCGACGAGGCTGTGGGCCTGCTCGAAAAGCTGGTGGCCGACACGGGCACCGAAAACACGCTGCACGAAATGGTGGAGCAACTCAAAGCCAACCCCACGCCCATCCGGGCCGACATTGTGCGAACCATCCGCCGCGTGCTGCGCGCCGTGCGCCACGAGAAGCGCAGCTTCGGCCGCCGCGTGTTGCAGCGCCACCTGGAGCAGCTGCTGGCCGAAAACGCCGACCGCTACAACTCCAACCTGTTCAGCCAGAGCGAATATGCTGTGGGCAATATCGAGGAAGTGGCGCCCGCCTTCGCCACGGATGCCCCGCAAGTAGACGGCCGCGAGGTACTACAGGCCTGCTTCGACGCCAACTTTCAGCGTGACCCGACCATTTTCGCCATTGGCGAAGACGTAGGCAAGATTGGCGACGTGAACCAGGCTTTTGCGGGCCTGCAGGAGAAGTTCGGTGAGCTGCGCATCACCGACACCGGCATTCGGGAGTGCACCATTGTGGGGCAGGGGATAGGGGCCGCGCTGCGCGGCCTGCGCCCCATCACCGAAATTCAGTACCTGGACTACCTGCTCTACGCCATCCAGATTTTGAGCGACGACCTCGCTTGCCTGCAGTACCGCACCAAAGGCGGCCAGAAGGCGCCGCTCATCGTGCGCACCCGCGGGCACCGGCTGGAAGGCATCTGGCACTCGGGCTCGCCCATGCAAATGATTCTGGGCAGCATCCGGGGCATGCACGTGTGCGTGCCGCGCAACATGACGCAGGCCGCTGGCTTCTACAACACGCTGCTACGCAGCGACGAGCCCGCCCTGGTGATTGAGCCCCTGAACGGATACCGCCTCAAGGAAACTACGCCGAGCAACGTGGGCGAGTTCACGCTGCCGCTGGGCCGGCCGGAGGTGCTGAAACAAGGCACCGACGTGACGGTGGTGACCTACGGCTCGATGTGCCGCATTGTGCTGGACGCCGCCAAGCAGTTGGCCGAGGTGGGCATTTCCGTCGAAGTCATCGACGTGCAGACGCTCTTGCCTTTCGACACCGACCAACTCATTGCCGACAGCCTGCAGAAAACCAGCCGCGTGGTATTTGCCGACGAGGACGTTCCCGGCGGCGCCACGGCTTTCATGATGCAGCAGGTGCTCGACGAGCAGGGTGCCTACCGCTTCCTCGATTCGCAGCCCCGCTGCCTGGCCGCGCAGCCCCACCGCCCGGCCTACAGCTCCGACGGCGACTATTTCAGTAAGCCCAACGCCGAAGATGTGTTCGACACCGTGTACGAGCTGATGAGCGAGGTGGCGCCGGAGAAATTCCCCGACATTTACTAA
- a CDS encoding acyl-CoA synthetase family protein yields MSFREEFLRRLPTLNEDDFETAALALFRHQAAHCPPYAEYLAQLGRNPTAVARLTDIPFLPIEFFKTHEVRTEPAGWQAQELFLSSGTTLQQRSRHLVRAPALYRENAARIFEQSYGPLTGWTFLALLPSYLEQGNSSLVAMVDYFAQQSGQTQPTFFLHDHAALRAALAEAKQLPGRRVMLIGVSYALLDFAAEAGPAPELQGLTVLETGGMKGRRREMIREELHAELQQAFGPAGIHSEYGMTELLSQAYSLGDGRFHCPAPLRVLLRDPSDPFSIGGRGDGAINVIDLANIDSCAFIETKDLARMHVDGGFEVLGRMDNSDVRGCNQLV; encoded by the coding sequence ATGAGTTTCCGCGAAGAGTTTCTGCGTCGCCTGCCGACGTTAAATGAGGACGATTTTGAAACGGCGGCCTTGGCGCTGTTTCGGCACCAGGCGGCGCACTGCCCCCCCTATGCCGAATATCTGGCGCAGCTGGGCCGAAACCCCACCGCCGTGGCCCGGCTAACGGATATTCCGTTTCTACCCATCGAATTTTTTAAAACCCACGAGGTGCGCACTGAGCCGGCTGGATGGCAGGCGCAGGAGCTGTTTCTGAGCAGCGGCACCACCTTGCAGCAGCGCAGCCGCCACCTCGTGCGCGCCCCCGCGCTGTACCGCGAAAACGCCGCCCGCATCTTCGAGCAGAGCTACGGCCCGCTCACGGGTTGGACGTTTCTGGCCCTGCTGCCCTCGTACCTGGAGCAGGGCAATTCCTCGCTGGTGGCCATGGTCGACTACTTTGCCCAGCAGTCAGGCCAAACACAACCCACCTTTTTCCTGCACGACCACGCCGCCCTGCGCGCCGCTTTGGCCGAAGCCAAGCAACTGCCGGGTCGTCGCGTCATGCTCATCGGCGTGAGCTACGCGCTGTTGGATTTTGCCGCCGAAGCCGGCCCCGCGCCGGAGCTACAAGGCCTCACCGTGCTCGAAACCGGTGGCATGAAAGGCCGTCGCCGAGAAATGATTCGCGAGGAACTGCACGCCGAACTGCAGCAGGCATTCGGCCCGGCCGGTATTCATTCCGAGTACGGCATGACGGAACTGCTGAGCCAGGCTTATTCACTCGGCGACGGCCGTTTCCACTGCCCCGCGCCGCTGCGTGTGCTCCTGCGCGACCCGTCGGACCCGTTTTCCATCGGTGGTAGGGGGGATGGCGCTATCAATGTGATTGATTTGGCCAACATTGATTCCTGCGCTTTCATCGAAACCAAGGATTTGGCGCGGATGCACGTCGATGGCGGTTTTGAGGTGCTGGGCCGGATGGATAATTCGGACGTGCGCGGGTGCAATCAGCTGGTATAG
- a CDS encoding sigma-54-dependent transcriptional regulator, with protein MPRILIIDDEKAIRNTLKEILEFEDYKVDQAEDGPSGLDLLIQQKYDVVLCDIRMPKMDGLEVLERAQKMGTDAAFIMVSAHGNIDTAVEATKKGAYDFLPKPPDLNRLLVTVRNALDRTKLATETKTLKKKLSVTSKGSEMIGSSAALGTVRKAIEKVAPTDARVLITGPNGAGKEMVARQLHELSNRAQGPMVEVNCAAIPSELIESELFGHEKGSFTSAVKQRIGKFEQADGGTLFLDEIGDMSLSAQAKVLRALQESKITRVGGEKEISVNVRVLAATNKDLLQEIADKNFREDLYHRLSVIVVKVPALNDRREDIPELVQKFLNDIAADYGNKPKKIDPAALEYLQALDWRGNIRELRNVVERLVIMSDDTISADDAKAFAGK; from the coding sequence ATGCCCCGCATCCTCATCATCGACGACGAAAAAGCCATCCGCAACACGCTGAAGGAGATTCTTGAGTTTGAAGACTACAAAGTAGACCAGGCCGAAGACGGCCCCTCCGGCCTCGACCTGCTCATCCAGCAGAAGTACGACGTGGTGCTCTGCGACATCCGCATGCCCAAGATGGACGGCCTCGAAGTGCTGGAGCGCGCCCAGAAAATGGGCACCGACGCCGCCTTCATCATGGTGTCGGCCCACGGCAACATCGACACCGCCGTGGAAGCCACCAAAAAAGGCGCCTACGACTTCCTGCCCAAGCCCCCCGACCTCAACCGTCTGCTTGTGACGGTGCGCAACGCCCTGGACCGCACCAAGCTGGCCACCGAGACCAAGACGCTAAAAAAGAAGCTCTCCGTCACTTCCAAAGGCTCCGAGATGATAGGCTCCTCGGCCGCCCTCGGCACCGTGCGCAAGGCCATCGAGAAAGTGGCCCCCACCGATGCCCGCGTGCTCATCACCGGCCCCAACGGCGCCGGTAAGGAGATGGTGGCCCGCCAGCTGCACGAGCTCAGCAACCGCGCCCAGGGCCCCATGGTGGAAGTAAACTGTGCCGCCATCCCGTCGGAGCTCATCGAGAGCGAGCTGTTCGGCCACGAAAAAGGCTCCTTCACCTCGGCCGTGAAGCAGCGCATCGGCAAGTTTGAGCAGGCCGACGGCGGCACGTTGTTCCTCGACGAAATCGGTGACATGAGCCTCTCGGCCCAAGCCAAGGTGTTGCGCGCCCTGCAAGAAAGCAAAATCACCCGCGTGGGCGGCGAAAAGGAGATTTCGGTGAACGTGCGCGTGCTTGCCGCCACCAACAAGGACCTGCTGCAGGAAATTGCTGATAAGAATTTCCGCGAAGACCTCTACCACCGCCTCTCGGTCATCGTCGTGAAAGTGCCGGCCCTCAACGACCGTCGCGAAGACATTCCCGAGTTGGTGCAGAAATTTCTCAACGACATCGCCGCCGATTACGGCAACAAGCCCAAAAAAATCGACCCCGCCGCGCTCGAATACCTGCAGGCCCTCGATTGGCGCGGCAACATCCGCGAGCTGCGCAACGTGGTGGAGCGGCTGGTGATTATGAGCGACGACACTATTTCGGCAGATGACGCGAAGGCGTTTGCTGGGAAGTAG